One window of Paenibacillus albicereus genomic DNA carries:
- a CDS encoding Cas9 inhibitor AcrIIA9 family protein codes for MSLDKAIEKIKAEMASAKNEGYVKVIGEFLLQHLEADPSFAVHVLAESKSITRSLDSMRKAAEKQKVGNVAVLSDADGFAIVVKYFAEPVPAPATPAPAAPPAEAKPETPSAPEVEEDEDFDFDALLG; via the coding sequence ATGAGTCTCGACAAGGCAATTGAGAAGATCAAGGCCGAGATGGCCAGCGCGAAAAACGAAGGCTACGTGAAGGTCATCGGCGAGTTCCTGCTGCAGCACCTGGAGGCTGACCCGAGCTTCGCCGTCCACGTCCTGGCCGAGAGCAAGTCCATCACGCGCAGCCTGGACAGCATGCGCAAGGCCGCCGAAAAGCAGAAGGTCGGCAACGTTGCCGTCCTCTCGGATGCGGATGGCTTTGCGATCGTCGTCAAGTACTTCGCCGAGCCTGTGCCGGCCCCAGCCACCCCAGCGCCCGCAGCTCCGCCCGCTGAGGCCAAGCCGGAGACGCCATCGGCGCCAGAGGTCGAAGAGGATGAAGACTTCGACTTCGATGCGCTGCTCGGGTAG
- a CDS encoding DNA polymerase, with amino-acid sequence MRILQIDIETYSSIDLLKSGVHRYVEASDFEILLFAYAWDDEPVQVVDLTDMEDVPGDVLAALADPAVTKTAFNAAFERTCLTKWFGQPMPAEQWQCTSVWALTLGLPGSLDGAADVLKLDAKKDAKGKALIKYFSVPCKPTKANGGRERNLPHHAPEKWADYVAYNRQDVVVEREVRRKLARFPVRAREWELWAIDQRINDRGVRLDRELIHQAIACDEQYGARLIAEAQELTGLDNPNSLAQLKGWLAERGLETPNGMAKDQMPALLDAAPDDETRRMLELRQEMSKTSVDKYNAMARTICADDRARGLLQFCGANRTWRWAGRLIQVQNLPQNKIPDLALARELLRAGEFELLELLFGPPPFVLSQLIRTAFVPSEGRRFIVDDFAAIEGRVISWIADEEWKLEVFRTHGRIYEATASRMFGVPLETIVKGHDNYKYRPFGKVAELACGFQGGAGALEAMDSKREIDPEEYPRLVRQWRDANPNIRKLWYAAEEAAIEAVRTKSTVKLKHGIQYRYAGGILFADLPSGRSLAYVQPEVKMETIRPKDKEPFQKECLSFWGMDQVKKKWEKQRTYGGRLVENLVQAIARDCLAETLLRLDRAGLEIVMHVHDEVVIDADSDDGLLERVTALMGEPIDWAPGLPLAAAGFECEFYQKD; translated from the coding sequence ATGCGGATCCTCCAGATCGACATCGAGACGTACAGCTCGATCGACCTGCTCAAGTCCGGCGTCCATCGGTACGTCGAGGCCTCGGACTTCGAGATCCTGCTGTTCGCCTACGCTTGGGATGACGAGCCGGTGCAGGTCGTCGACCTGACCGACATGGAGGACGTGCCGGGTGACGTTCTCGCCGCGTTGGCGGATCCTGCGGTCACCAAGACGGCCTTCAACGCCGCCTTCGAGCGGACGTGCTTGACCAAGTGGTTCGGCCAGCCGATGCCGGCGGAGCAGTGGCAATGCACATCGGTTTGGGCCTTGACGCTCGGGCTGCCTGGCTCGCTGGACGGTGCGGCCGACGTGCTGAAGCTGGACGCGAAGAAAGACGCCAAGGGTAAGGCGCTGATCAAGTACTTCAGCGTGCCGTGCAAGCCGACGAAAGCAAACGGCGGGCGGGAGCGCAATTTGCCCCATCACGCGCCGGAGAAATGGGCTGACTACGTCGCCTACAACCGGCAGGACGTCGTCGTCGAGCGAGAGGTTCGCCGTAAGCTGGCGCGCTTCCCGGTCCGGGCGCGGGAGTGGGAGCTCTGGGCGATCGATCAGCGGATCAACGATCGAGGCGTGCGGCTGGACCGCGAGCTCATCCATCAGGCCATTGCCTGCGACGAGCAGTACGGGGCCAGGCTGATCGCCGAGGCGCAGGAGCTGACCGGGCTGGACAACCCGAACAGCCTGGCGCAGCTCAAGGGCTGGCTGGCGGAGCGGGGCCTCGAGACGCCCAACGGGATGGCGAAGGACCAGATGCCAGCGCTGCTGGACGCGGCTCCGGACGACGAGACCCGTAGGATGCTCGAGCTGCGGCAGGAGATGAGCAAGACGAGCGTCGACAAGTACAACGCTATGGCACGGACGATCTGCGCCGACGATCGGGCGCGGGGGCTGCTGCAGTTCTGCGGCGCTAACCGGACGTGGCGCTGGGCCGGCCGGCTCATCCAAGTCCAAAACCTGCCGCAAAACAAGATTCCCGATCTCGCCCTGGCGCGGGAGCTGCTGCGGGCGGGGGAGTTCGAGCTGCTGGAGTTGCTCTTCGGCCCGCCGCCGTTCGTCCTCTCCCAGTTGATCCGGACGGCCTTCGTTCCATCGGAAGGGCGGCGCTTCATCGTAGACGACTTCGCGGCTATTGAGGGCCGCGTCATCTCCTGGATCGCGGACGAGGAGTGGAAGCTCGAGGTGTTCCGGACGCACGGCCGCATCTATGAAGCGACAGCGTCCCGTATGTTCGGCGTTCCGCTCGAGACGATCGTGAAAGGGCATGACAACTACAAATACCGGCCGTTCGGCAAGGTCGCAGAGCTCGCGTGCGGCTTCCAGGGCGGCGCCGGCGCGCTCGAGGCTATGGACAGCAAGAGGGAAATCGATCCAGAGGAGTATCCGCGGCTCGTGCGGCAATGGCGCGATGCAAATCCGAACATCCGGAAGCTGTGGTATGCGGCGGAGGAGGCGGCGATCGAAGCCGTGCGGACGAAGTCCACGGTTAAACTGAAGCACGGCATCCAGTATCGCTACGCCGGCGGCATCCTGTTTGCTGACTTGCCGAGCGGTCGCAGCCTCGCCTACGTGCAGCCGGAAGTGAAGATGGAGACGATTCGGCCGAAGGACAAAGAGCCGTTTCAAAAAGAATGCCTGAGCTTCTGGGGCATGGATCAGGTCAAGAAGAAGTGGGAGAAGCAGCGGACCTATGGCGGCCGATTGGTGGAGAACCTGGTGCAGGCGATCGCGCGGGACTGCCTGGCGGAGACGCTGCTGCGGCTTGATCGTGCAGGGCTGGAGATCGTCATGCACGTTCACGACGAGGTGGTCATCGATGCAGATAGCGACGACGGGCTGCTGGAGCGGGTCACGGCTCTCATGGGAGAGCCGATCGACTGGGCGCCTGGGCTGCCGCTTGCGGCAGCGGGGTTCGAGTGCGAATTCTATCAAAAAGACTGA
- a CDS encoding DUF2815 family protein, with the protein MAETKMVTGKVRLSYANIWEPKENESGQLKYSCALLIPKSDKETLRKIKAIIDALKVEAAAKYKGKLPTNFKLPLHDGDEEKPDDENYAGHYYLNAYANTKPGIAKPAGKDSVGNTKFVEITDTTEVYSGCYARVSLNFYTYDNKSKGIGVGLNNIVKVQDGESLAGRSSVNEDFAGEEFDDDFGGDDDDFMS; encoded by the coding sequence ATGGCAGAAACGAAAATGGTCACCGGCAAGGTACGTCTTTCCTACGCGAATATCTGGGAGCCCAAGGAGAACGAGTCAGGCCAGCTCAAATACAGCTGCGCGCTGCTCATCCCCAAGTCTGACAAGGAGACGCTCCGCAAGATCAAGGCAATTATCGATGCGTTGAAAGTCGAAGCCGCGGCGAAGTACAAAGGCAAGCTGCCCACCAACTTCAAGCTGCCGCTGCATGATGGCGATGAGGAAAAGCCTGACGACGAGAACTACGCCGGCCACTACTACCTGAACGCCTACGCCAACACGAAGCCCGGCATCGCGAAGCCAGCCGGCAAGGATTCGGTAGGCAACACCAAGTTCGTCGAGATTACAGACACGACGGAAGTCTACTCCGGCTGCTATGCTCGCGTCTCCCTCAACTTCTACACCTACGACAACAAGAGCAAGGGCATCGGCGTCGGCCTGAACAACATCGTCAAGGTCCAGGACGGAGAATCGTTGGCTGGCCGCAGCAGCGTGAACGAGGACTTCGCCGGCGAGGAGTTTGACGACGATTTCGGTGGAGACGATGACGACTTCATGAGCTGA
- a CDS encoding DUF2800 domain-containing protein codes for MGLTTPAHAERGHALLGASKASQWINCPPSARAQEGIPDTRSEFANEGTAAHELSELILRRQLQEGADVDRLDREIETFETVEPYYNAEMGAAVAAYVEVVEERFMDAKARSADAVILFEARLDFTEWVPEGYGTGDVVIIADGVMEVIDLKYGKGVPVSAIGNPQIRLYGLGAWSDYSYLYDIHEVHGTIVQPRLDSVSTEPLPIDELLHWAERIVKPAAALAHAGKGDFAAGDHCRWCKIKGSCRARADANMAALAYEFRDPVTLSLEEIGSILHVAEQLSAWAKDVSDYAFTATKAGQQVPGWKLVEGRSDRKITDKNQAIQLFSEAGLVPEKYLKPPEILGIGKLESSIGKKELVEILGGLIVKPPGKPALVPETDKRPELNSVEGDFEGEDF; via the coding sequence ATGGGACTGACGACACCGGCGCACGCCGAGCGCGGGCATGCGCTCCTCGGGGCGTCCAAGGCGAGCCAGTGGATTAACTGCCCGCCGAGCGCCCGCGCCCAGGAGGGCATCCCGGACACGCGCAGCGAGTTCGCCAATGAGGGGACGGCGGCGCATGAGCTGTCGGAGCTGATCCTTCGCCGGCAATTGCAGGAGGGCGCAGATGTCGATCGCCTTGATCGTGAGATCGAAACCTTTGAAACCGTAGAGCCCTATTACAACGCTGAGATGGGGGCGGCCGTCGCTGCCTACGTCGAGGTGGTCGAGGAGCGCTTCATGGACGCCAAGGCTCGGAGCGCCGACGCCGTCATCCTCTTCGAGGCGCGACTCGACTTCACGGAGTGGGTCCCCGAGGGGTATGGCACTGGCGACGTCGTCATCATCGCCGACGGCGTGATGGAGGTCATCGACCTCAAGTACGGCAAGGGCGTACCGGTCAGCGCGATCGGCAACCCACAGATACGGCTGTACGGCCTCGGCGCTTGGTCCGACTACAGCTACCTCTACGACATCCACGAGGTGCACGGCACGATCGTCCAGCCGCGGCTCGACAGCGTGAGCACGGAGCCGCTGCCGATCGACGAGCTGCTGCACTGGGCGGAGAGGATCGTGAAGCCGGCGGCCGCACTGGCTCATGCCGGCAAAGGCGACTTCGCCGCGGGCGATCACTGCCGCTGGTGCAAGATCAAGGGCAGCTGCCGGGCCCGCGCTGACGCCAACATGGCCGCGCTTGCCTACGAATTCCGCGACCCGGTGACGCTCTCGCTGGAGGAGATCGGCTCCATCCTCCACGTCGCGGAGCAGTTGTCCGCCTGGGCAAAAGACGTCTCCGACTACGCCTTCACGGCGACCAAGGCCGGCCAGCAGGTACCGGGCTGGAAGCTGGTCGAGGGCCGAAGCGACCGGAAGATTACGGATAAGAATCAGGCAATTCAACTTTTTTCCGAAGCAGGTTTGGTCCCGGAGAAGTATCTCAAGCCTCCTGAGATTCTCGGTATCGGAAAGCTAGAAAGCAGCATCGGTAAAAAAGAATTGGTTGAAATACTCGGCGGCCTAATTGTAAAGCCGCCCGGAAAGCCGGCGCTCGTTCCGGAGACGGACAAGCGTCCGGAGCTGAACAGCGTGGAGGGCGACTTTGAAGGGGAGGACTTTTGA
- a CDS encoding helix-turn-helix transcriptional regulator has protein sequence MVVDDKRTLREWRAYRMLSKQDLAGAIGVHASTYAKWEANPEEIRMRDAARIAEILGCSVRDINFFEANSKFNLGNIPDQQVGQTEPHILG, from the coding sequence ATGGTGGTGGATGACAAACGTACCTTACGTGAATGGCGGGCGTACAGGATGCTGAGCAAGCAGGATTTAGCCGGCGCCATTGGCGTCCATGCGAGCACTTACGCGAAATGGGAAGCCAATCCCGAGGAGATCCGTATGCGGGACGCTGCCCGCATTGCTGAAATACTTGGCTGCAGCGTGAGAGACATAAATTTTTTTGAAGCAAACTCTAAGTTTAACTTAGGAAATATTCCGGATCAGCAAGTCGGACAAACCGAGCCGCATATCTTGGGGTGA
- a CDS encoding helix-turn-helix domain-containing protein — MNSIGFSENLKKLRMAKGWSKSELGKRVGVSDVTIGYWESGKTEPRMGKVEMVADVLGVTTDELLFSEPVDLPTQPAKNITMPVAASNRAPLYGSVAAGIPLEMHPVNDFVEIPLGIATQYPHAFLLRINGDSMNKIVPHGAYALIDPCENVSNGEIAAVIVDNDEATLKRFFRLQNSIALEPDSCNPDHSVKIIDASSGSSVKIIGKLVWFMAAPNVKF; from the coding sequence GTGAACTCAATCGGATTCTCAGAAAATCTAAAAAAACTTAGGATGGCAAAGGGATGGTCTAAATCTGAGTTGGGAAAACGTGTCGGAGTCTCTGACGTAACTATTGGTTACTGGGAGAGCGGTAAAACCGAACCGCGCATGGGAAAAGTGGAAATGGTTGCTGACGTGCTTGGCGTAACAACCGATGAGCTGCTTTTCAGCGAGCCCGTCGATCTACCGACCCAACCTGCGAAAAACATCACGATGCCGGTAGCCGCCTCGAATAGAGCCCCGTTATACGGATCTGTCGCGGCAGGAATACCGCTGGAGATGCATCCCGTGAATGATTTTGTGGAGATTCCGTTGGGGATTGCGACACAATACCCACATGCGTTTTTGTTGCGCATAAATGGCGACAGTATGAATAAGATTGTCCCACACGGAGCCTACGCGTTGATTGATCCATGCGAAAACGTCAGCAACGGCGAAATAGCAGCCGTAATAGTTGACAACGATGAAGCAACGCTAAAAAGATTCTTCCGCTTGCAAAACTCAATTGCTCTTGAGCCGGACAGCTGTAATCCCGATCATAGTGTTAAAATTATTGATGCCAGCAGCGGTTCGTCCGTAAAAATAATCGGGAAACTGGTATGGTTTATGGCGGCGCCGAATGTTAAATTTTGA
- a CDS encoding recombinase family protein, whose translation MRVAAYVRVSTDEQADKGNSLGEQQERLAAYCKAMNWGAPKFFIDDGYSAKDLKRPAVKKLIREVEAQKFDIVLTTKLDRMSRNLLDMLQFVKMLSEKNCNYVSASEAFDTSTAAGRLVLQLLGTFAEFERERISERVKENMLSIARNSDKAITNPCYGYDITGEKYTINPEESMNVLLMFDLAEQGLGYRAIAKALNDTGSKTRGTAKRPAVPWSPATVKKLMHNEALRGVMIYNKRENKNGKLVLRPKEEWIIRENNHPAIIGKERYEEVKKILDSRKLTNRHADSETYLLTSLVRCGHCEALMIGNTARYVRGPKRYEYFRYTCQTYTKLSGCFYHAVHRDDLENKIIESIKQLASNSLKDIQKIKIANSSSSSEELEDLKRQLQKVNRRMQKQIEAFEEDLITAQDLKIATARTEKERSEIAAAIDRLESKKSNGGDVQNRVQRMLGDVTSIDRVVAKQAIRQLIDSIQITNGTQISITWKS comes from the coding sequence ATGCGAGTTGCTGCCTATGTGCGCGTCAGTACAGATGAGCAAGCCGACAAGGGAAACTCTCTGGGCGAACAGCAAGAAAGGCTTGCCGCTTATTGCAAGGCTATGAACTGGGGCGCTCCTAAGTTTTTTATTGATGATGGTTATTCGGCCAAAGACCTGAAGCGACCAGCCGTAAAAAAGCTTATCCGAGAAGTAGAGGCCCAGAAATTCGACATCGTCTTGACAACAAAACTGGACCGGATGTCGAGAAATCTACTGGACATGCTCCAATTTGTTAAAATGCTTTCCGAAAAGAATTGCAACTATGTTTCTGCTTCGGAGGCTTTTGACACGTCGACAGCTGCAGGCCGGCTGGTCTTACAGCTACTTGGTACATTTGCCGAATTTGAACGGGAAAGAATTAGCGAGCGCGTCAAAGAAAATATGCTATCCATAGCGAGAAATTCCGACAAGGCCATAACAAACCCTTGCTATGGATATGATATAACAGGCGAAAAATATACTATAAATCCAGAAGAATCCATGAATGTATTATTAATGTTCGACTTAGCTGAACAGGGGTTAGGGTACCGTGCAATTGCGAAAGCCTTAAACGATACCGGCAGCAAGACCCGGGGTACGGCTAAACGTCCTGCAGTCCCGTGGAGCCCGGCCACGGTTAAGAAGCTCATGCACAACGAAGCGTTACGCGGCGTCATGATATATAACAAGCGTGAAAACAAAAACGGGAAGCTCGTCCTTCGGCCGAAAGAAGAGTGGATAATTCGAGAGAATAATCATCCTGCAATTATCGGCAAAGAGCGGTACGAGGAGGTTAAAAAAATTCTGGACAGCCGAAAGCTGACTAATCGCCATGCAGACAGCGAAACCTACCTTTTAACTTCCCTAGTAAGATGTGGCCATTGCGAGGCTCTTATGATCGGAAACACGGCTAGGTATGTCAGAGGACCAAAGCGCTACGAATACTTTCGATATACCTGCCAGACGTACACCAAACTTTCAGGCTGCTTTTATCATGCAGTGCATAGGGATGACCTTGAAAACAAGATCATTGAGTCGATAAAACAACTGGCCTCGAACTCTCTGAAGGATATTCAAAAAATAAAGATAGCGAACTCCTCTTCCAGCAGCGAAGAGTTGGAGGATCTGAAGCGTCAATTGCAAAAAGTAAATCGGAGGATGCAGAAACAGATCGAGGCGTTCGAAGAGGATTTGATAACGGCGCAAGACCTCAAAATTGCTACCGCTAGAACCGAAAAAGAGCGATCTGAAATTGCCGCAGCAATAGATCGACTCGAGAGTAAAAAATCGAACGGAGGGGACGTGCAAAACAGAGTGCAGCGAATGCTCGGAGACGTGACCAGCATTGATCGTGTAGTGGCAAAGCAAGCTATTCGGCAATTAATTGACTCCATCCAGATAACAAACGGAACTCAGATTTCGATAACGTGGAAATCATGA
- a CDS encoding spore coat protein CotJB — MSEEQQKQAFDQEAYRAGLKELQVLDFALVELNLYLNTHPGDLQAIQQFNQLAQKRQAVAQQFELQYGPLVHFGHSYSRYPWQWNEMPWPWQV; from the coding sequence ATGAGCGAGGAGCAGCAGAAGCAGGCGTTCGACCAGGAGGCCTACCGCGCGGGGCTGAAGGAGCTGCAGGTGCTCGACTTCGCCCTGGTCGAGCTGAACCTGTACCTGAACACGCATCCGGGAGACCTGCAGGCGATCCAGCAGTTCAACCAGCTCGCCCAGAAGCGGCAGGCGGTGGCGCAGCAGTTCGAGCTGCAGTACGGGCCGCTCGTCCACTTCGGCCACAGCTACTCCCGCTACCCGTGGCAGTGGAACGAGATGCCCTGGCCCTGGCAGGTGTGA
- a CDS encoding spore coat associated protein CotJA, whose product MPGAGYREWFPYRGSCDPCPPIVARRYVVPPNQYILYQPTGLPQYPLEEALRLGTLWPALYSPYEPGCGIGRS is encoded by the coding sequence GTGCCGGGCGCGGGCTACCGGGAGTGGTTTCCATACCGCGGGTCTTGCGACCCGTGCCCGCCGATCGTCGCGAGGCGGTATGTCGTTCCGCCCAACCAGTACATCCTGTATCAGCCGACGGGACTGCCGCAGTATCCGCTGGAGGAAGCGCTGCGCCTCGGCACGTTGTGGCCGGCGCTGTACAGTCCCTATGAACCCGGCTGTGGAATCGGAAGGAGCTGA
- the bioC gene encoding malonyl-ACP O-methyltransferase BioC, producing the protein MESSMESIGRRFDRNAARYDAHADVQRRMAARLAAALRGWRNVPQQAHAVEIGCGTGALTARLAEGWPEARLTALDAAPAMLRLARQRCGLAERVCFIQADAETWAAEAPSASCDVIVSNACFQWLRDPEATLRHLRRLLRPGGGLAFATFGPDTFFELHESFRTAYLARGLEPQRHGLSFREADGWKAMLEQAGFADVRMKRSMYRETYPSARAFLHSVQATGASATQARPAAGGMRSLFADMFEVYESRFAVEGGVAASYDVVTVEAFAEPRGRLRVPSADDPLS; encoded by the coding sequence ATGGAAAGCTCGATGGAATCGATCGGACGCCGGTTCGACCGCAACGCGGCTCGTTATGACGCTCATGCGGACGTCCAGCGGAGGATGGCGGCCCGGCTGGCGGCGGCGCTGCGCGGCTGGCGGAATGTTCCGCAGCAGGCGCATGCCGTCGAGATCGGCTGCGGCACCGGAGCGTTGACCGCGCGGCTGGCGGAGGGATGGCCGGAGGCGAGGCTGACCGCGCTGGACGCGGCTCCGGCGATGCTCCGGCTCGCCCGGCAGCGCTGCGGGCTGGCGGAGCGGGTCTGCTTCATCCAGGCGGATGCCGAAACATGGGCCGCCGAGGCTCCGTCCGCCAGCTGCGATGTCATCGTCTCCAACGCCTGCTTCCAGTGGCTGCGCGATCCCGAAGCGACGCTGCGCCACCTTCGGAGGCTGCTCCGCCCCGGAGGGGGGCTGGCGTTCGCGACGTTCGGGCCGGACACGTTTTTCGAGCTGCACGAGTCGTTCCGGACGGCCTACCTCGCCCGGGGGCTAGAGCCGCAGCGGCACGGCCTGTCCTTCCGCGAGGCCGACGGGTGGAAGGCGATGCTGGAGCAGGCCGGCTTTGCCGACGTGAGGATGAAGCGTTCCATGTACCGGGAGACCTATCCTTCCGCGAGAGCCTTCCTTCATTCGGTGCAGGCGACGGGAGCGAGCGCGACGCAGGCTCGGCCCGCTGCCGGCGGCATGCGGAGCCTGTTCGCCGACATGTTCGAGGTGTACGAATCCCGGTTCGCCGTAGAAGGCGGCGTGGCGGCCAGCTACGACGTCGTGACGGTAGAGGCGTTCGCGGAGCCGAGAGGCCGCCTGCGCGTGCCGAGCGCAGACGATCCGCTTTCCTGA
- a CDS encoding alpha/beta fold hydrolase — protein MTAPASGGTIVWLGGWSMPASAMLRLTEQLPECRHVLVELGQAESQASMWRLAQGAVSRERCRLADDAGGGGGRSRAPLVLAGWSLGGLLALRLAADGHGDGLVLLAGTACFVRSQAEADRGWSDAVVRRMGERLLRDRAEARFRDQMFTPEEREAGLPGLLPPAGAWPLAALDAGLRILREEDLRCRLPDIEVPALIVHGAEDRICPYAAAVELAEAMSDARLLSLADCGHAPFLGREEQVAQEWRRWRHGKLDGIDRTPVRPQRGSL, from the coding sequence ATGACGGCCCCTGCTTCGGGCGGCACGATCGTGTGGCTGGGCGGCTGGAGCATGCCGGCGTCGGCCATGCTCCGGCTGACGGAGCAGCTGCCGGAATGCCGCCATGTGCTCGTCGAGCTGGGCCAGGCGGAGTCGCAGGCCTCGATGTGGCGGCTCGCGCAGGGGGCCGTATCGCGAGAAAGATGCCGCTTGGCCGACGATGCCGGAGGCGGAGGCGGGCGCTCCCGCGCGCCGCTCGTCCTCGCCGGCTGGTCGCTCGGCGGGCTGCTGGCGCTGCGTCTCGCGGCCGACGGCCATGGCGACGGCCTGGTGCTGCTGGCGGGCACCGCCTGCTTCGTCCGCTCGCAGGCGGAGGCGGACCGAGGCTGGTCCGATGCTGTCGTAAGACGGATGGGGGAGCGTCTGTTGCGCGATCGGGCCGAGGCCCGCTTCCGGGACCAGATGTTCACGCCGGAGGAACGGGAAGCGGGCCTCCCCGGCTTGCTGCCTCCCGCCGGAGCGTGGCCGCTGGCCGCATTGGACGCCGGACTCCGTATCCTGCGGGAGGAAGACCTTCGATGCCGGCTGCCGGACATCGAGGTGCCGGCGCTGATCGTCCACGGAGCCGAGGACCGAATCTGTCCCTATGCGGCCGCCGTGGAGCTGGCCGAAGCGATGTCCGATGCAAGGCTGCTCTCGCTTGCGGATTGCGGTCATGCGCCGTTTCTGGGCCGGGAGGAGCAAGTCGCTCAAGAATGGAGGAGATGGCGGCATGGAAAGCTCGATGGAATCGATCGGACGCCGGTTCGACCGCAACGCGGCTCGTTATGA
- the bioF gene encoding 8-amino-7-oxononanoate synthase, with product MASSSLDWIGPELERLAAASLERVIGTTAPASPGHVERRGRTLLDLSSNDYLGLARHPAIIEAMREALLAEGAGSGASRLATGSRPPYERLEQALAQWHGKGGALVLASGYMANAGVIPALVGRQDVVFSDRLNHASIVDGIALSRAEHARYRHGDMDHLRVLLQKHRGKRRKLIVTDAVFSMDGDQAPLAELVELKREHGAMLMADEAHSGGIYGRRGEGLAAQLGLQDEIDVHLGTFGKAFGLYGAYLCGSRELIRWLSSAARPLVYSTALPPSVPAGVMAALELIQAGPERRMRLLAASRMFRASLTAAGLDVPDGDSPIVPLRIGESDQALRVQAALEEEGIAALAVRPPTVPAGTARIRFSLSAAHSDAELAAAASRIVSVCRRLGLGAP from the coding sequence ATGGCGTCATCGAGCCTTGACTGGATCGGGCCGGAGCTCGAGCGGCTGGCCGCCGCCTCGCTGGAGCGCGTGATCGGGACGACCGCCCCGGCTTCGCCGGGGCATGTCGAGCGCCGAGGGAGGACGCTGCTCGATCTCTCGTCCAACGATTACCTCGGTCTGGCCCGGCATCCCGCCATTATCGAAGCGATGCGCGAGGCGCTGCTGGCCGAAGGCGCCGGCTCCGGCGCCTCCCGCCTGGCGACGGGCAGCCGGCCGCCCTACGAACGGCTGGAGCAGGCTCTCGCGCAGTGGCACGGCAAGGGAGGCGCGCTCGTGCTCGCGAGCGGCTATATGGCCAATGCCGGGGTCATTCCCGCGCTGGTTGGCCGGCAGGACGTCGTGTTCAGCGATCGGCTCAACCATGCGAGCATCGTCGACGGCATCGCGCTCAGCCGCGCGGAGCATGCCCGCTATCGCCACGGCGACATGGACCATCTGCGCGTCCTTCTCCAGAAGCATCGAGGCAAGCGGAGGAAGCTGATCGTGACGGACGCGGTGTTCTCCATGGATGGGGATCAAGCGCCCCTCGCCGAGCTGGTCGAGCTGAAGCGCGAGCATGGTGCGATGCTGATGGCGGACGAGGCGCATAGCGGAGGCATCTACGGCAGGCGGGGCGAGGGGCTGGCGGCGCAGCTCGGGCTTCAGGATGAGATTGACGTGCATCTGGGCACGTTCGGCAAAGCGTTCGGCTTGTACGGAGCTTACCTCTGCGGCAGCCGCGAGCTGATCCGGTGGCTGTCCAGCGCGGCCAGGCCGCTGGTGTACTCGACCGCGCTTCCTCCGTCCGTGCCCGCAGGCGTCATGGCGGCGCTGGAGCTGATTCAGGCCGGTCCGGAGCGCCGGATGCGCCTGCTCGCAGCGAGCCGCATGTTCCGCGCCTCGCTGACGGCCGCCGGCCTGGACGTCCCTGACGGGGATTCCCCTATCGTCCCGTTGCGGATCGGGGAGAGCGACCAAGCGCTGCGGGTCCAGGCGGCGCTCGAAGAAGAGGGCATCGCGGCGCTGGCGGTCCGTCCGCCGACCGTGCCTGCCGGTACGGCGCGCATCCGCTTTTCCCTTTCTGCGGCTCATTCGGATGCGGAGCTTGCCGCAGCCGCGAGCCGGATCGTGTCCGTCTGCCGTCGCCTCGGCCTGGGGGCGCCATGA